GGCTACCTGGTGCCGCTCGCGCTGCCCGCGATCCCGCGCACGCTCCTGCTGCTGTCCCCGTCGTCGATGTCGCCGCTCGACGTGTGGGCCGGCGTGCCCGAGGGGCCGGCGCGCGACGACGTGACCGCCCGGCCCCGGGTGGTGCACGGCGACCTCGTGCTCAGCCGGCGCAGCTGGACCACCACGGCGGGCGGCCTGCCCGTCCAGGGGGCCCGGGAGGCCGGACACTTCCTCGACTGGCAGCGCTGGCGCCGCGCCCACGGCCTGCCGGAGCAGGTCTTCGCGACCGTCTCGGCAGGCCCCTCGGCCGCCGGGGCCAAGCCGCAGTACGTGGACTTCGCGAGCCTGCTCTCGCTCGCGGCCTTCGAGACGCTGCTGCGCGAACCGGCGCACCGGGTCGTCTTCCGCGAGATGCTCCCCGACCCCGACGGCCTGCACGTGCACTCGGCGCGCGGCGCCCACGTCGCCGAACTGGCCGTCGAGACCTTCACCACGACCATCCGAGACCAGGAAGGCGGCACGCGATGTCCGAGCTGACCCCGTCCACCCCCGGCGCACCCGCCGAGACCCGCGGCGCCTGGCAGGCCCTGCACATCTTCTACGCCGCCAACCCGCAGCCCCTGCTGGTGCAGTGCGTCCGGCCGCTGATCGCCGGGCTCACCGCCGACGGGCTGCTCGCCGGGCACTTCTTCATCAACTACTGGCTGGAAGGGCCGCACGTACGACTGAGGCTGCGGCCGGCCACACCCGAAGCCGGGCCCGAGGTGCGGCGGCGCGCCGAGGAGGCGGTCGCCGCGTTCCTCAAGGCCCGGCCGGCCCTGTACGAAGTCGACTCCGGATTCCTCAACGAGTTCTACAACACGCTGTTCGACATCGAGTTCCCGGAGGGCGACCGCGCCGCATTCATGGGCCCCGACGGCCGGATGAACCTGCGGCCGAACAATTCGTGTTCCCGGGAACCGTACGAGCCCGAGTTCGGGAAGTACGGCGGCCCGGCCGGCGTCGAACTCGCCGAATGGCATTTCGCCCGCTCCAGCGATCTGGTCATCGATGCCCTGCACCGCATGAACCTGCACCTGCGGACCGTCCTGCTCGGCACCTCCGCCCAGCTGATGATGGTCATGGCGGGCGTCTTCCTGCCGGGGCGCGAGGAACTCACGGGGTACCTCGACCGGTACTACGAGTTCTGGCACCAGGCCTTTCCCGGCACCGGGTTCATCGGCTCCGAGGAGTACGACCGGACCTACGAGCAGACCGCGCCCGGGCTCGGCCGCCGCTTCACCGCCGTGCGCGAGGCGCTCGCCTCCGGAGAGACCCGCCGGCTGCCGGCCTTCCTCGCCGGATGGGCGGAGCACTGCCGGGAGCTGCGCGAGCGCGCGCAGGCGCTCGCCGTCGCCGGGGACCTGGTCTTCCGCTCGTGGGACGGCACCCGCGACGAGCAGGTGACGGATCCCGCCGTGGCCCTGCCGCTGCTGCTGTCCCCGTATATGCACATGACCAACAACCGACTGCACGTCACCATCCGCGACGAGGCGTACCTGGCCCATCTGCTGGGCCGGGTACTGCGGGAGAGCAAGGGCGAGGGTGAGCGCAGGAGCGAGGGCCGGACCGAGGGCGAGGCGGTCGCCCCGTGACCGGCCCCGCACCCACCCCCGCGCCGGGCCCGGCCGGGCTGCTGGAACACCGGCCCGCGCTGCGGCCCGAAGTCCTGCTGTCCGCCCCGCTGCTCGACGGGCCGGCCACCGTCCACCTGGTCAAGGACCCGGTGTCCGGAGCCTCGTTCGAGATCGGACCCAAGGAGTTCTTCCTCGTCTCGCGGCTGGACGGCTCCCGCAGCCTGGCCGAGATCGGCACCGAGTACGGACACGCCTTCGGGCGGCGGCTCGGCGAGGGCAACTGGCAGCAGTTGCTGGCCCTGCTCGGCACCCGCCGGCTGCTCGCGGGCGGCCCGCCGCCGCCCGCACCCGCGCCGCCCGGCGGACCACTGCAGGGCACGCTGCTCCGCGGCACGCTGCGCCTGGTCGCGGACGCCGACGCCACCACGGCCCGGCTGCACCGCGCACTGCGCCCGCTGCTGCACCCCGTGGTGCTCGGCCCCCTGCTTCTGGGCTGCCTCGCCATGGAGGTCGTACTGGCGGCGTCGTTCGGTGAACTCGCCGACGCCTTCGGGTGGTTGCTGCGCCATCCGGCAGCCCTGACGGCGGTGGCCACGCTCATGTGGCTGAGCACGGCCGTGCACGAGTTCGCGCACGGCGTCGCGGCCCGCCACGTCGGCGGCACCGTGGGCGAGATCGGTCTGCGGTGGCGGCTGCCCGCCGCCATCATGTACTGCACCGTGGACAACTACCGCTTCCTGGAACGACGTCGGCACCAGGTGGCGGTCGCCTCCGCGGGTGCCTTCGCGAACCTGCTGTTCCTGCTGCCCTTCTTCGCCTGGTGGGCCGCGCTGCCCGGGGGCGACCCCACCCGGCGGATGCTCGCCGCGCTCCTGCTCGCCGGCAGCGCGCAGGCACTCGTCAACCTGATCCCCCTGCCACCGCTGGACGGCTACACGATGCTCGGCCACGGCCTGCGCGTGACACGGCTGGCGCCCGCCAGTTCGGGGTACCTGCGTCTGCGGGTCCGCGACCGGGCGGCCGCCGCCGCGTACCCGCCGAGAGCCCGCCGGCTCTACCTCGGATACGGCATCGGTTCCGCCGTGCTCGTCCTCCTGCTGGCGGCCGGCCTCACGGGAGCCGTCTGGTACGCCGTCACCACCTGACCCCACGAACCGAATCAAGCACGACACACAGAGGGACGCACGACCCATGACAACTGACAGCACCCAGCCGCCCGACTCCCCGGCCATCGCCGTCCAGGACGTACACAAACGCTACGGCGACCGCAGGGCGGTGGACGGGGTGTCCCTCGACGTGCGCCGCGGCGAGTTCTTCGGGCTGCTCGGCCCCAACGGAGCGGGCAAGACCACCCTCATAGAGATCATGGAGGGGCTGCGGCAGGCCGACGACGGCACGGTCCGCGTCCTCGGCCAGAGCCCCTGGCCCCGCAACACCGCCCTGCTGCCCCGCATGGGAGTGCAGACCCAGGCCTCGGCCTTCTTCGTACGGCAGAGCGCGCGCGAGCACCTCGTCACGGTCGCCGGCCTCTACCGCTGCGACCCCGCGGCCGCCGACCGCACGCTGGACAGCGTCGGGCTCACCGAGCAGCGCGACGTCATGGTGGAGAACCTCTCCGGCGGCCAGCGCCAGCGCCTGGCCATCGCCTCCGCCCTCGTCCACAGCCCGGAGCTGATCTTCCTGGACGAGCCGACCGCCGCCCTGGACCCCCAGGCCCGCCGCGATCTGTGGGAGGTGCTGCGCGCCCTCAAGAGCGCGGGCCGGACCATCGTCTACACG
Above is a genomic segment from Streptomyces sp. NBC_01233 containing:
- a CDS encoding lantibiotic dehydratase C-terminal domain-containing protein, which encodes MSELTPSTPGAPAETRGAWQALHIFYAANPQPLLVQCVRPLIAGLTADGLLAGHFFINYWLEGPHVRLRLRPATPEAGPEVRRRAEEAVAAFLKARPALYEVDSGFLNEFYNTLFDIEFPEGDRAAFMGPDGRMNLRPNNSCSREPYEPEFGKYGGPAGVELAEWHFARSSDLVIDALHRMNLHLRTVLLGTSAQLMMVMAGVFLPGREELTGYLDRYYEFWHQAFPGTGFIGSEEYDRTYEQTAPGLGRRFTAVREALASGETRRLPAFLAGWAEHCRELRERAQALAVAGDLVFRSWDGTRDEQVTDPAVALPLLLSPYMHMTNNRLHVTIRDEAYLAHLLGRVLRESKGEGERRSEGRTEGEAVAP
- a CDS encoding M50 family metallopeptidase gives rise to the protein MTGPAPTPAPGPAGLLEHRPALRPEVLLSAPLLDGPATVHLVKDPVSGASFEIGPKEFFLVSRLDGSRSLAEIGTEYGHAFGRRLGEGNWQQLLALLGTRRLLAGGPPPPAPAPPGGPLQGTLLRGTLRLVADADATTARLHRALRPLLHPVVLGPLLLGCLAMEVVLAASFGELADAFGWLLRHPAALTAVATLMWLSTAVHEFAHGVAARHVGGTVGEIGLRWRLPAAIMYCTVDNYRFLERRRHQVAVASAGAFANLLFLLPFFAWWAALPGGDPTRRMLAALLLAGSAQALVNLIPLPPLDGYTMLGHGLRVTRLAPASSGYLRLRVRDRAAAAAYPPRARRLYLGYGIGSAVLVLLLAAGLTGAVWYAVTT
- a CDS encoding ABC transporter ATP-binding protein, which translates into the protein MTTDSTQPPDSPAIAVQDVHKRYGDRRAVDGVSLDVRRGEFFGLLGPNGAGKTTLIEIMEGLRQADDGTVRVLGQSPWPRNTALLPRMGVQTQASAFFVRQSAREHLVTVAGLYRCDPAAADRTLDSVGLTEQRDVMVENLSGGQRQRLAIASALVHSPELIFLDEPTAALDPQARRDLWEVLRALKSAGRTIVYTTHHLDEAEALCDRVAILVGGRIAALDSPHRLVAAAGAPSRLLLPVGRIAVDEAAALPGVDRAVLQGGSLVLETTAPGRVLQAVDALTGLDGVMTRTATLEDVYLELTGAAAHPGPRIGPQAGPHTQTEHQA